In a single window of the Populus alba chromosome 16, ASM523922v2, whole genome shotgun sequence genome:
- the LOC118033142 gene encoding probable glutathione S-transferase yields MAEEVKVFRTWSSPFALRVIWALKLKGVEFDTIYEDLSNKSPLLLQYNPIHKKVPVLVHNGKVICESLVILEYIDETWKQNPLLPEDPHQQANARFWAKFGDDKVLQSIAWGVVPMEGKELEEGVLATLESLKYLEEEIRGKKFFGGETIGLADIALGWLAYYLDIFEEILGLKLIDQEKFPSLAAWKQEFANAPIIHENWPDRDKLVNKFVAMREAKLGKETPK; encoded by the exons ATGGCAGAAGAAGTAAAGGTGTTTAGGACATGGTCAAGTCCATTTGCTCTGAGAGTCATCTGGGCACTGAAATTGAAGGGTGTTGAGTTTGATACCATATATGAAGATCTCTCCAACAAGAGCCCTTTACTCTTGCAATACAATCCTATCCACAAGAAGGTTCCCGTGCTTGTCCACAATGGTAAAGTCATCTGTGAATCACTTGTCATTCTAGAATACATCGACGAGACATGGAAGCAAAATCCTCTGTTGCCTGAAGATCCTCACCAGCAAGCCAACGCTCGTTTCTGGGCCAAGTTTGGCGATGATAAG GTTTTGCAATCAATTGCGTGGGGTGTGGTTCCAATGGAGGGAAAAGAGCTAGAAGAAGGGGTCCTTGCAACCTTGGAGAGCTTGAAATATTTAGAAGAAGAGATAAGAGGAAAGAAATTCTTTGGTGGGGAGACTATTGGGCTAGCAGATATTGCATTAGGATGGCTTGCTTATTACCTTGATATCTTTGAGGAGATACTAGGTTTAAAACTGATAGACCAGGAAAAGTTTCCATCCTTAGCGGCATGGAAGCAGGAATTTGCAAATGCTCCAATCATCCATGAGAACTGGCCGGATAGAGACAAGCTGGTTAACAAGTTTGTTGCCATGCGTGAGGCCAAACTTGGAAAAGAAACACCTA